One window of Magallana gigas chromosome 2, xbMagGiga1.1, whole genome shotgun sequence genomic DNA carries:
- the LOC105323154 gene encoding quinone oxidoreductase isoform X1, whose protein sequence is MLLYLNIDSCLRYCLNNTERGHCSTDLGSKQLVFWITDEWGFIHSDRGQVSFMSVRSAISTIMRAVRVTEFGGPQVLKLETNVPVPRPSEDQVLIKVHAAGINPVDTYIRSGTYAVKPTLPYTPGKDVAGVVEEVGSKVKHLKKGDRVYSMAVASGGYAEYCTSASTGTKLLHSNLTFEEGAGVGIPYYTAYRALVIIGGAKPGETVLIHGASGAVGLACVQIAKSRGLHVLGTAGSEAGIDLILRNGCDAAFSHREDGYAAKIMEATSNNGPQIIIEMLANVNLEKDLEMISKRGRIVVVGNRGSVEITPRLAMQKECIVTGMLLFNASQNEMDEIDAAVSAGMRDGWVKPPIGKTYTLDQAPAAHNDVINNQGTLGRLIFKVF, encoded by the exons AACGTGGGCACTGCAGTACAGACCTGGGGTCGAAACAACTTGTCTTCTGGATAACTGACGAATGGGGTTTCATACACTCTGATCGGGGACAGGTTAGTTT CATGTCCGTGCGATCTGCCATAAGCACTATTATGAGAGCCGTAAGAGTCACAGAATTTGGTGGGCCTCAGGTGTTAAAATTAGAAACAAATGTGCCCGTGCCAAGACCTTCGGAGGACCAG GTTTTAATTAAAGTTCACGCCGCAGGTATCAACCCCGTGGATACATACATCAGGTCGGGAACCTACGCCGTGAAACCCACACTGCCCTACACCCCCGGGAAAGACGTAGCTGGGGTGGTGGAGGAAGTGGGTTCAAAGGTCAAACATCTCAAG AAAGGGGACCGAGTTTATTCTATGGCTGTGGCGTCTGGTGGCTACGCGGAATATTGTACTTCAGCGTCAACTGGAACCAAACTTCTCCATAGCAACCTGACTTTTGAAGAGGGCGCGGGAGTTGGAATACCATATTACACAGCATACAGGGCTCTAGTTATCAT TGGTGGGGCAAAGCCCGGCGAAACAGTTCTAATTCACGGAGCCAGTGGCGcg GTTGGACTTGCTTGTGTTCAGATTGCTAAGTCCAGGGGACTGCACGTGTTGGGGACAGCCGGAAGTGAGGCTGGGATCGACCTTATCTTACGGAACGGATGTGACGCAGCCTTCAGTCACAGGGAAGACGGATATGCAGCCAAAATAATG GAAGCGACGTCTAACAATGGACCTCAAATCATCATAGAGATGCTTGCTAACGTAAACCTCGAGAAGGACCTGGAAATGATATCAAAAAGAGGGCGAATTGTA GTTGTTGGAAATAGGGGTTCTGTAGAAATAACGCCCAGACTAGCCATGCAGAAAGAATGCATCGTCACGGGGATGCTGCTTTTTAACGCCTCTCAA AATGAAATGGATGAGATAGATGCCGCTGTATCCGCCGGAATGAGAGACGGATGGGTAAAGCCACCAATAGGGAAGACTTATACCTTGGACCAAGCACCTGCTGCTCacaatgacgtcatcaacaaccAGGGCACTCTGGGACGGCTTATATTTAAAGTCTTTTGA
- the LOC105323154 gene encoding quinone oxidoreductase isoform X2, whose product MSVRSAISTIMRAVRVTEFGGPQVLKLETNVPVPRPSEDQVLIKVHAAGINPVDTYIRSGTYAVKPTLPYTPGKDVAGVVEEVGSKVKHLKKGDRVYSMAVASGGYAEYCTSASTGTKLLHSNLTFEEGAGVGIPYYTAYRALVIIGGAKPGETVLIHGASGAVGLACVQIAKSRGLHVLGTAGSEAGIDLILRNGCDAAFSHREDGYAAKIMEATSNNGPQIIIEMLANVNLEKDLEMISKRGRIVVVGNRGSVEITPRLAMQKECIVTGMLLFNASQNEMDEIDAAVSAGMRDGWVKPPIGKTYTLDQAPAAHNDVINNQGTLGRLIFKVF is encoded by the exons ATGTCCGTGCGATCTGCCATAAGCACTATTATGAGAGCCGTAAGAGTCACAGAATTTGGTGGGCCTCAGGTGTTAAAATTAGAAACAAATGTGCCCGTGCCAAGACCTTCGGAGGACCAG GTTTTAATTAAAGTTCACGCCGCAGGTATCAACCCCGTGGATACATACATCAGGTCGGGAACCTACGCCGTGAAACCCACACTGCCCTACACCCCCGGGAAAGACGTAGCTGGGGTGGTGGAGGAAGTGGGTTCAAAGGTCAAACATCTCAAG AAAGGGGACCGAGTTTATTCTATGGCTGTGGCGTCTGGTGGCTACGCGGAATATTGTACTTCAGCGTCAACTGGAACCAAACTTCTCCATAGCAACCTGACTTTTGAAGAGGGCGCGGGAGTTGGAATACCATATTACACAGCATACAGGGCTCTAGTTATCAT TGGTGGGGCAAAGCCCGGCGAAACAGTTCTAATTCACGGAGCCAGTGGCGcg GTTGGACTTGCTTGTGTTCAGATTGCTAAGTCCAGGGGACTGCACGTGTTGGGGACAGCCGGAAGTGAGGCTGGGATCGACCTTATCTTACGGAACGGATGTGACGCAGCCTTCAGTCACAGGGAAGACGGATATGCAGCCAAAATAATG GAAGCGACGTCTAACAATGGACCTCAAATCATCATAGAGATGCTTGCTAACGTAAACCTCGAGAAGGACCTGGAAATGATATCAAAAAGAGGGCGAATTGTA GTTGTTGGAAATAGGGGTTCTGTAGAAATAACGCCCAGACTAGCCATGCAGAAAGAATGCATCGTCACGGGGATGCTGCTTTTTAACGCCTCTCAA AATGAAATGGATGAGATAGATGCCGCTGTATCCGCCGGAATGAGAGACGGATGGGTAAAGCCACCAATAGGGAAGACTTATACCTTGGACCAAGCACCTGCTGCTCacaatgacgtcatcaacaaccAGGGCACTCTGGGACGGCTTATATTTAAAGTCTTTTGA
- the LOC117683907 gene encoding muscle M-line assembly protein unc-89-like, translated as MESHNQKIKDILKRNMTLTEAVKSILLLHRGKVNEMTHREFNHTFKTAYRLGDDDVVKDDIVKNITPYAAGILIAELEKARFSTSKNNKMCSCSLKKTMLLPCRHVFARRIEQGENIFNIDDVAERWHLSYQKKIWTSRRHKRTNTETPESSQHLRKKFKKNPLSKTQKFKEMMVLCKAIADYASTLGTKEFNKKMDTLATMYDAWLSGEKVIFKAEEADEPYPCVTPETPIISAPSPSKINNMVPSPKTSESVEDLPSSPCSLPPLSPEPPPLPSKNNNMVPSPQTNESVEDLPSSPCSLPPLSPESPPLPSKNNNMVPSPQTNESVEDLPSSPCSLPPLSPESSPLLSKNNNMVPSLQTNESVEDLPSSPCSLPSLSPESSLSNDNMVPSPCTSESFQDWASSLASLQFLSPTPLQDNPRELTPMPSSPFSFESNTPEKSTTPVPSPAGFKKDKSRTSTCSTGRATKILKDLKTIKLPKTPPVRGNVRLQKGKENVFQSRKRLLEKKRLNKKETNNESRHSKTNTSRSDEIDMIGDPKEMLTDVHINAAQKLLTQQFPKMHGLQDTILGSKLQFAIETGDFIQILHDGALHWLTISNLFCNDNCVDIFDSLYTSVSMDVKMQAACIMMIQEQTMGINVINCKRQKGGYDCGLFSIAYATDLCFGNDPSMKTYTQKSMRSHLLSCLAENQMCPFPSEERNMQKRVTKSFKIPLFCICRLPDNREEKMGKCEECKEWFHKSCLSIPKNLRCLKK; from the coding sequence GTCACATAACCAGAAAATCAAAGATATCCTGAAAAGAAATATGACACTAACAGAGGCAGTAAAGAGCATCTTACTACTGCACAGGGGAAAAGTAAACGAAATGACTCACAGAGAATTCAACCATACATTTAAAACTGCATACCGCCTAGGAGATGATGATGTTGTAAAAGATGacattgttaaaaacataacaCCATATGCAGCAGGCATCCTAATTGCAGAACTAGAGAAAGCCCGTTTCAGCACATCAAAGAACAATAAAATGTGCAGTTGTTCTCTTAAGAAGACCATGCTTTTGCCATGTAGACATGTTTTTGCCAGAAGGATAGAGCAGGgagaaaatatattcaatattgaTGATGTTGCAGAGAGGTGGCACCTATCAtaccagaaaaaaatatggacaAGTAGGAGACACAAAAGGACAAATACAGAAACACCAGAAAGCAGTCAACATCTgcgaaaaaaatttaagaaaaatccattaTCAAAAACCCAAAAATTCAAGGAAATGATGGTATTATGCAAGGCTATTGCAGATTATGCATCTACTTTGGGTACAAAAgagttcaataaaaaaatggaTACTCTTGCTACGATGTATGATGCATGGCTCAGTGGggaaaaagtcatttttaaagCAGAAGAAGCTGATGAACCTTATCCCTGTGTGACACCAGAGACACCAATCATCTCAGCTCCATCTCCATCCAAAATTAACAACATGGTGCCCTCACCTAAAACCAGTGAAAGCGTTGAAGACTTGCCTTCTTCCCCATGTTCGTTGCCACCATTATCACCTGAACCTCCACCATTACCGTCCAAAAATAACAACATGGTGCCCTCACCTCAAACCAATGAAAGCGTTGAAGACTTGCCTTCTTCCCCATGTTCGCTGCCACCATTATCACCTGAATCTCCACCATTACCGTCCAAAAATAACAACATGGTGCCCTCACCTCAAACCAATGAAAGCGTTGAAGACTTGCCTTCTTCCCCATGTTCGCTGCCACCATTATCACCTGAATCTTCACCATTGCTGTCCAAAAATAACAACATGGTGCCCTCACTTCAAACCAATGAAAGCGTTGAAGACTTGCCTTCTTCCCCATGTTCACTGCCTTCATTATCACCTGAATCTTCACTCAGTAATGACAACATGGTGCCTTCACCTTGTACTAGTGAATCCTTTCAAGACTGGGCTTCCTCACTAGCCtcattacaatttttatctCCAACTCCACTTCAAGACAATCCAAGAGAATTAACACCAATGCCTTCTTCTCCGTTTTCTTTTGAATCGAACACTCCAGAAAAAAGCACAACTCCTGTGCCTTCCCCAGCAGGAttcaaaaaagataaatcaaGAACATCCACCTGCAGTACAGGCAGAGCAACCAAAATTCTTAAAGACTTGAAGACTATAAAGTTACCAAAAACTCCTCCAGTTAGAGGAAATGTAAGGCTTCAGaaaggaaaagaaaatgttttccaATCAAGAAAAAGATTGCTGGAAAAAAAACGGTTGAACAAAAAGGAAACAAATAATGAAAGCAGGCATAGTAAAACCAATACCAGTAGGAGTGATGAAATAGACATGATTGGAGACCCTAAGGAGATGCTTACTGATGTCCACATAAATGCAGCACAAAAATTACTAACACAACAATTTCCAAAGATGCATGGACTACAGGACACCATTCTTGGAAGCAAACTGCAGTTTGCGATTGAAACTGGAGATTTCATACAAATTCTACATGATGGTGCCCTGCATTGGTTGACAATATCAAACCTGTTTTGTAATGATAACTGTGTTGACATCTTCGACTCCCTGTATACATCAGTCTCCATGGACGTTAAAATGCAAGCTGCATGCATTATGATGATCCAAGAGCAGACCATGGGtataaatgtcatcaattgcaAGCGACAAAAAGGAGGATATGATTGTGGATTATTTTCAATTGCATATGCAACAGATCTTTGTTTTGGAAATGACCCATCAATGAAAACTTACACCCAGAAAAGTATGAGAAGTCATTTGCTCTCATGTTTGGCAGAAAACCAAATGTGCCCTTTTCCATCAGAAGAAAGGAATATGCAGAAAAGGGTGACAAAGTCCTTTAAGATTCCACTTTTCTGCATTTGCAGATTACCAGACAATAGGGAAGAAAAAATGGGGAAATGTGAGGAATGTAAGGAGTGGTTTCACAAGTCGTGCCTTTCAATTCCAAAGAATTTAAGGTGTTTGAAGAAGTGA